TTCACACCTTCACGGTAGATGCCTTGTGCCAATACAGTAGCAGTTGTTGTTCCGTCACCAGCTACATCAGATGTCTTGGAAGCAACTTCCTTAACCATCTGAGCGCCCATGTTTTGGAAGCGGTCTTCAAGTTCGATTTCCTTAGCAACGCTAACACCATCTTTAGTGACGGTAGGAGAACCGAAGCTCTTTTCAATAATAACGTTACGACCTTTTGGTCCGAGAGTAACTTTAACCGCGTCAGCAAGTGTGTTGATTCCTGTAAGAATCTGCTCACGAGCGCGCTGGTCGAAAATAATTTCTTTAGCAGCCATTATAATGGACTCCGTGTGATAATTTTAAATCGTTAAGTAGTTAACCGGTTTTTTAACCTGATTACTTTTCCATTACGCCGAGGATTTCGTCCTCGCGCAGGATCAGATGATCTTCACCGTCGATTTTGACTTCAGAACCAGAGTACTTGCCGAAAAGGATGCGATCACCTTTTGCAAGATCCATTGGGATCTGAGTGCCATCTTCAAGACGCTTGCCGTTGCCCATAGCAACTACGAGGCCTTCTTGTGGCTTTTCCTGAGCCGAATTTGGGATGATGATCCCGCCGGCTGTCTTCACTTCGCTGTCAACTCGCTTGACCAAAATGCGGTCCTGCAGTGGACGAAACTTCATTTCTGCCTCCATCTGTCGGCACCTACTTTTTGAGGTGCCCGGTGTCGTAAATGGTAGCCGGCCGATTGGTATGCTTTACAAGCTCCCTGACCGCTCCCCTTTTGAATTTGCTGCGCGAATATAAGTGCAACCGTTTTTTTGTCAAGGTCGTAAAGCTTCTTCATTGAAGATTCTAATCACATGTTTTTATTAGAGTTTTAGAACTTATCTGGCAGTCTTGTGGTCAGAGTGCCAATAAATAGTTGAAACGATCGTAATCGACTCTCCGAAACGTGCACTTTTACAAATGCTTGCCCATCGCGATTGAGCTGGATAATGTGCCGGAATAAGGCATCAACGCCGCGAAGGACCCATCATGCTCAAGCTTCCCAAATCATTGATTTTTATCATTTTCGCTTTCTTTCTCGGCTGTGCTGAGTCCCCTGTAGATACGTCCTGTGATGAAGATTCCGACTGCTTCAACGACGACAACTACATACAATACGTATGTGATATCGCCCAAAGCGATACCTGCCAGCGCTCATGCACGCTTGAAACCGAGAGCGCTGATTGCCTAGCCTCGCAAGAATGTGAGGTCACTGGCGACTCAGAACGAGGGATTTGCCGTCAAAAGACAGCTGCAGATACCAGCGAGAACTAATCCATGGGCAGTGGCTTGTAGTGACTCCCAGATTTATGCTCTAAATGTTTCTGAAGGGTGTGCGAAGAAAGGTCAGCTGCGTAAGCGGTTTATTTTCATCGACATACCGCAAGTAAACGGTCATTATTTATAATGAAACCGGGTAACAATGAAGAGTCTGGTGGCTCTCGGATCGGGTAGGACAGAACAGTGAAAATTCTAGTCGTTGACGACAGTGGTGGTATGAGAGACTTGGTTCGGCGTGCCGTTGCCAGCTCCAACTCCGGAGATCACGAGTTTCTTGAAGCAGCCAATGGTGTTGAGGCACTCAAAAAAGTGCTCACAGAGAAGCCAGATCTGGTAATCAGCGATTGGTACATGCCGGAGATGAGTGGCTTAGCACTTCTTCGTGCAATCCGGGCAAACGGGTCCAACGTTAATTTTGGAATCATCACAGCCGACAGCTCTGAAGAAATCCAAAAAACAGCGACCGATGCAGGCGCCAACTTTGTGATTCGTAAGCCTTTTACGGCCGACAAATTTAACGAAGCGCTCGCAACGTTAAGCTAGCTCTCTGAGTATCTCCCCGTCTGCGCCATGCAAATGCATGGATTTAAAGGTTGCCACTCACCCGGCAACTTCCTAGAACCTCCTTATGTCTGACCCTTCTATAGAATCCGCTCTGCGGTCTCTTCCTGCTGTAGGCCGTCTCGCCGAGGATGAAAGCCTCAGCGAATGGTCGGCTAAGCATGGACATCCTGCCGTTGTGGCGGCAGCACGTAAAATCATCGACCAAGCACGCCAGGAAATTCTCGCCAAAAAACCTTGTCCCGATTTGAAGAGCCTTACGCTTGAAGTACAAGCACTGCTCGAAACGCCGCCGCGTCCCTTTCAAAAAGTAATCAATGCGACCGGTGTTTTACTCCATACGAACCTAGGGCGTTCCCCAATTGCCGATGCGGCCTGGAACGCCATGGACCAAGCCCGAGACTACTGTGACCTTGAGTTCGACCTTGAAAACGGTAAGCGTGGTTCAAGAATGCGCGGCGTCTCTACCCCCCTGGCCGAGCTGACCGGTGCCGAAGCAGGCATGGTCGTCAACAACTGTGCAGCCGCTCTTCTACTCATGGTTACAGGTCTCGCTGGCAACAAACCCACCGCAATTTCTCGCGGACAAATTGTAGAAATTGGCGGCGGTTTTCGCTTACCCAAGATGATGGAGGCAAGTGGTAGCCAGCTCATGGAAATAGGCACCACCAATCGGACCCATCTCTACGATTATGAGGAAGCTATTCAAGACGGCGCTGGCCTTTTGTTGTCTTTGCACCGTTCGAACTTTAAAGTCGAAGGCTTTGTCACTGAACCCAAGTCAGAAGAAATCATCGCCCTGGGTAAAGAGCACGGAATCCCCGTCGTCATGGATCTTGGGAGCGGCTGTTTGGTTGATACCACCAAGTACGGCCTACCCGCGGAAACAACGGTCCAGTCGATTGTAAAACTTGGCTTTGATGTGGTTGCGTTCTCTGGCGACAAACTTCTTGGCGGTCCCCAAGCGGGCTTTCTCGTCGGCTCGAAAGAAGCGATTGCCAAACTTCAAAAACACCCTCTCGCTCGCGCACTTCGCTGCGACAAAATGCAGCTTGCCGCCGCAATCGCCACCCTGGAACTCTACCTACGCGGCGAAGCCGAACAGTCTATCCCTCTTCTTCGCAGCATGAACCAAACACAATCCCAGCTGCGTGAGCGCTGCCTCCAATGGCAGAGCATTTTACAGACGGGTGAAATTATTGAGACTCCAGATGCCGCAGGTGGTGGAACCTTGCCTGGTGGTGAACTGCCCGGACTGGCCTTATCTCTAGAGGTTAAAAGTCCAGACAGAATGTTGGCTAAAATGCGTAAGGCAACTCCTCCTATTATAGCTCATATAGTAGATGATAGAGTTTTGATTCACCCTCGCTCTGTTCATCCTGACGACGATGTCTTACTTGCTGAGTCCATCCGAAAAATTCTAACGTCCAAACCATAAAGAGCACCATGTCTCACATTGTTATAGGCACAGCGGGTCATATTGACCACGGCAAAACATCTTTGGTTGAAGCCTTGACCGGCCAAAACACCGACCGACTTAAAGAAGAAAAAAAACGTGGTATAACCATCGAGCTTGGTTTTGCTGGCTGGCAAATAAGCGACAGTATTCAAGCAAGCATAGTTGATGTGCCGGGACACGAGCGACTGGTTCGTACGATGGTTGCCGGAGCCGGTGGACTCGACCTCGCCATGCTTGTCATCGCTGCAGATGATGGTGTGATGCCCCAAACGAGGGAACACCTAGACATTCTCAGATTACTACAAGTTCAACAAGGCATCGTGGTCATCACCAAATCAGATATCGTTGATGCCGAACTGCTTGAACTTGTCGAAGAAGATATTCGCGAAACCATTGCAGACACTCCCTTTGCAAACCACCCGGTTGTCACTGTCTCAAGCAAAACGGGTGATGGTCTTGAGTCCCTGCGAACAAACATTATCGAACTGGTAAGCAAACTCGACCGGCGTGTCATTGAAGGGCCGGCCTTTCTTCCACTGGACCGGGTTTTTAGTAAAGAGGGTTATGGAACTGTTGCCACGGGAACCACGTTACGGGGCACACTCCATGAAGGCGACTCCGTCGAACTTTTAGGAAGCGACACCTTTGCCATCACGGACCTTAAAGTCAGAGGCCTCCAAGCATTGGGTCAGCCTCAAACCGAAGTGACTGCCGGCATGAGAACCGCCGTTAATATCTCAGGAAAACGTACCGACGAAATCAAGCGCGGTATGATTCTCACCACGACTGGTTCTTTTGAAGCTGTTGATAGCTGCATCGTTTGGGTAGAGCTTCTGGCACATGCCAAGCCTCTTAAAGGCGAAGTTTTAAGCATTCATTTAGGAACATGTGAACGAGAAGCAACGGTCATTCCCCTGGGCTGCGACGAGATTGCTCCTGGTGAAAGTGGTGGTCTTTTATTACGACTCAAAACCCCCGTCGCTTGTTTTGCGGGACAACGTTTCGTTCTACGCCGCCCCGGCGTTAGCGTTCAAGCCACAGTGGGTGGCGGAGAAATTCTCGATCCCCATCCGGCCCAAGGCAAAGGTTCCGTCGCTCTCGCGACCAGCCAACTGGCGTTGCTGCGAGGCAATCGCCGTGAACGCATCATTGCACTGGCCAAAGAATCACGGGCCCGAGGGCTTGCCCGCAGCGAGTTGATTCGCCGAATTCCAGCCGGCGAAGTTGGTAAAGAAGTCGATGTCCTCACAAAAAAAGGAAAACTGGTTCAAATCTCGGGGGGTGCAGACCGTTGGATTTCAACTGAACTGGCCGACGACCTGGTTCGAAAAGTCATTGGTATGGTTGAGAAGCATCACAAAGCGGATGCAATGAGCCCGGGGATGATTGAAGCGGAAATTGAAACTCAACTGCCTCCGCCAGAACAGCATCTGGCTCAAACCATTGTGGACCGCGCAATCTCGCAGAAAAAACTTTTCAGACAAGAAAGCATTGTCGCGATTCCAGGGATGGGCGCCGCGGTAGATCCTCAATCTAAGATACTGATGGAGAAGATCATGGCGCTACTGGAGAAGACCCCCTTAACGCCGCCTAATGAAAGTGATCTGCTTAGCGAGTTACGCATCGACCAAAAACAGGGTCGTCAGCTTCTGGGATATTTACGGCGCAACGAAGAAATCATCAAAGCAAACCCTGAGATTCATTACAGTCACGCCGCATTAAAAGATATTGAGCTAAAAATCGTAAAGGGCTTCGAAAGCAAAGCAGAACTGACCGCATCAGAGCTCAAAGATATACTTGGAGCGATCAGTCGTAAGTGGGCCATTCCATTGTTTGAGCTTCTCGATAAGCGCCACGTCACGATCCGAAGAGGCAATGTGCGAACGCTACACCCCAGCCGCCAGCCATCGAATTAGGCCTCAGCGCCTCCAGGAGGGTCTTGCGGAGTGCTATCTGAAGCAAAAAGTTTGCGATAAAGTACAAAACCCAGCGTGGCAAGAATCAATGCGGCCACTATCCCGCCATATTCCTCAAGGAAACCAAGTGCCTGGGCGATCTGGTCACGCATGATGTAACCCACTCCGAGCTGTATTGGCAGTGTTAGGCACGCCCCAAGCGCGGTGCCAAGCATGAACTTGAGCGGGTGAATACCGGAGTAACCTGAGAAAAAGGTAATCGGTAGCCGGGCCCCGATACTCAAACGCTGAATGAAACCCGCCTTATTTCCGTACTTTCGGATTGTAACCATCGCTTTCTCAATTTTACGCGGGTCTTTAAAAAGGAGGGTTTGAATTCGAGCCCCGAGGCTGTGCTGAGTCAGGCGACCGATACTAAAGGTCAACATATCGCTCATGATGGCACCTAAATATAAAGCGATAACATATTGATAGGGAGGATATGGGTTTTCTCCGCGACCCAGAAGTCCGCCGGCCCAAATCGCCAGCCCGTCCTCACTGACCGGTATACCAAGGCCTGCCAACATCAGGAGCCCAAAATAAAAAACGGGATGAGCACCCTGGACCCATTCGAGAACTTTACCAATCATATCAATCGCCTATTGTCGTTTCGAACATCTCAACGCTCAGGGACGTTACCACAAACTACTCATCGGCTTCATAGGCTGCGAAGGTATGTTCATGCAACTTCGAAAATCCCGATTCATTGGGCCCATCTTCGTAAATCGGTGCTTGAAAATAACGATCGGAGGGAATAGACAGGCCTATAACAGGGTTCTGCTCCCTGCAAGGTTGCAAGAAGTCCGGTAGCTTTCTTGCGAAATCGTAAAAGTTTGACAATATCATGCACAACGCTGGTTAGACTTCACCAGTTTTGAGTTCAGGAGAACATTGATTCATGAGACGCCCAAATCTCCAAATTATCCACGCTATTTCCATGGGCTTACTCCTGCTCTCTATCGCAGCATGTAAACCCGACGTTAACGTTTGTGAAAACAATGAT
The DNA window shown above is from Deltaproteobacteria bacterium and carries:
- a CDS encoding response regulator, with product MKILVVDDSGGMRDLVRRAVASSNSGDHEFLEAANGVEALKKVLTEKPDLVISDWYMPEMSGLALLRAIRANGSNVNFGIITADSSEEIQKTATDAGANFVIRKPFTADKFNEALATLS
- a CDS encoding L-seryl-tRNA(Sec) selenium transferase, giving the protein MSDPSIESALRSLPAVGRLAEDESLSEWSAKHGHPAVVAAARKIIDQARQEILAKKPCPDLKSLTLEVQALLETPPRPFQKVINATGVLLHTNLGRSPIADAAWNAMDQARDYCDLEFDLENGKRGSRMRGVSTPLAELTGAEAGMVVNNCAAALLLMVTGLAGNKPTAISRGQIVEIGGGFRLPKMMEASGSQLMEIGTTNRTHLYDYEEAIQDGAGLLLSLHRSNFKVEGFVTEPKSEEIIALGKEHGIPVVMDLGSGCLVDTTKYGLPAETTVQSIVKLGFDVVAFSGDKLLGGPQAGFLVGSKEAIAKLQKHPLARALRCDKMQLAAAIATLELYLRGEAEQSIPLLRSMNQTQSQLRERCLQWQSILQTGEIIETPDAAGGGTLPGGELPGLALSLEVKSPDRMLAKMRKATPPIIAHIVDDRVLIHPRSVHPDDDVLLAESIRKILTSKP
- a CDS encoding co-chaperone GroES, translating into MKFRPLQDRILVKRVDSEVKTAGGIIIPNSAQEKPQEGLVVAMGNGKRLEDGTQIPMDLAKGDRILFGKYSGSEVKIDGEDHLILREDEILGVMEK
- the selB gene encoding selenocysteine-specific translation elongation factor, producing the protein MSHIVIGTAGHIDHGKTSLVEALTGQNTDRLKEEKKRGITIELGFAGWQISDSIQASIVDVPGHERLVRTMVAGAGGLDLAMLVIAADDGVMPQTREHLDILRLLQVQQGIVVITKSDIVDAELLELVEEDIRETIADTPFANHPVVTVSSKTGDGLESLRTNIIELVSKLDRRVIEGPAFLPLDRVFSKEGYGTVATGTTLRGTLHEGDSVELLGSDTFAITDLKVRGLQALGQPQTEVTAGMRTAVNISGKRTDEIKRGMILTTTGSFEAVDSCIVWVELLAHAKPLKGEVLSIHLGTCEREATVIPLGCDEIAPGESGGLLLRLKTPVACFAGQRFVLRRPGVSVQATVGGGEILDPHPAQGKGSVALATSQLALLRGNRRERIIALAKESRARGLARSELIRRIPAGEVGKEVDVLTKKGKLVQISGGADRWISTELADDLVRKVIGMVEKHHKADAMSPGMIEAEIETQLPPPEQHLAQTIVDRAISQKKLFRQESIVAIPGMGAAVDPQSKILMEKIMALLEKTPLTPPNESDLLSELRIDQKQGRQLLGYLRRNEEIIKANPEIHYSHAALKDIELKIVKGFESKAELTASELKDILGAISRKWAIPLFELLDKRHVTIRRGNVRTLHPSRQPSN